The following are encoded together in the Ralstonia insidiosa genome:
- a CDS encoding ABCB family ABC transporter ATP-binding protein/permease, whose translation MRRFPASSEPPPPGAARGDWRTIKSLVPYLMAYKWRVGLALSFLIAAKVANLGVPMVMKRLIDSMNVSPSDPRALLVVPVGIIVGYGLLRLSTSLFSELREILFSKVTESSVRTLALQVFRHLHALSLRFHLERQTGGMSRDIERGTRGIQSLISYSLYSILPTLVEVGLVITYFFVKYDVWFALITFCALVSYIVFTVTVTNWRTHFRRKMNELDSRANQKAIDSLLNFETVKYFGNEEYEARRYDENLLNYRAAAIRSQRSLSILNFGQQFIVATALILILYRATQGVAAGHMTLGDLVLVNTLMLQIYIPLNFLGVIYRELKQAVTDMDRMFTLLQTNREVADKPDAQPLAVHAGDVRFAHVDFSYEAKRQILFDVDFTIPAGTTTAVVGQSGSGKSTLARLLFRFYDVKSGAIEIDGQDLRDVTQSSVRAAIGIVPQDTVLFNDSIYYNIAYGRPDATREEVIEAARAAQIHHFVESLPDGYDTQVGERGLKLSGGEKQRVAIARTLLKRPPILVFDEATSALDSRTEHAIQEELMSLAQNHTTLVIAHRLSTIVRAHQILVMEHGRIIERGTHESLLRAEGRYAQMWRMQAREPEREPEAAA comes from the coding sequence ATGCGCCGCTTCCCCGCCTCTTCCGAACCGCCTCCGCCCGGGGCTGCCCGCGGTGACTGGCGCACCATCAAGAGCCTGGTGCCGTATCTCATGGCCTACAAGTGGCGCGTGGGGCTGGCGCTGTCGTTTCTAATCGCCGCCAAGGTCGCCAACCTCGGCGTGCCGATGGTCATGAAGCGGCTGATCGATTCGATGAACGTATCGCCCAGTGATCCGCGCGCGCTGCTGGTGGTGCCGGTTGGCATCATCGTGGGGTATGGGCTGCTGCGGCTGTCGACGTCATTGTTCTCCGAGCTGCGCGAGATTCTCTTCTCGAAGGTGACGGAGAGTTCGGTGCGCACGCTCGCGCTGCAGGTGTTCCGCCATCTGCATGCGCTGTCGTTGCGCTTTCACCTGGAGCGCCAGACTGGCGGCATGAGCCGTGACATCGAGCGCGGCACGCGCGGCATCCAGTCGCTCATCTCGTATTCGCTGTACAGCATCCTGCCGACGCTCGTTGAAGTCGGCCTCGTCATCACGTACTTCTTCGTGAAGTACGACGTGTGGTTCGCGCTCATCACGTTCTGCGCGCTGGTGAGCTACATCGTCTTTACGGTGACGGTGACGAACTGGCGCACGCACTTCCGCCGCAAGATGAACGAGCTGGATTCGCGCGCCAACCAGAAGGCGATCGATTCGCTGCTCAACTTCGAGACGGTCAAGTACTTCGGCAACGAAGAGTACGAGGCGCGTCGCTATGACGAGAATCTGCTGAACTATCGTGCTGCCGCCATTCGCTCACAGCGTTCGTTGTCGATCCTGAACTTTGGCCAGCAGTTCATCGTGGCGACGGCGCTGATCCTGATCCTGTATCGCGCTACGCAGGGCGTGGCCGCGGGGCACATGACGCTGGGCGATCTCGTGCTGGTCAACACGCTGATGCTGCAGATCTACATTCCGCTCAACTTCCTGGGCGTGATCTACCGCGAGTTGAAGCAGGCAGTGACCGACATGGACCGCATGTTCACCCTGCTGCAGACCAATCGCGAGGTGGCCGACAAACCGGATGCGCAACCGCTGGCCGTGCACGCCGGCGACGTTCGTTTTGCGCATGTGGACTTCAGCTACGAGGCCAAGCGTCAGATCCTGTTTGATGTCGATTTCACCATTCCGGCAGGCACGACCACGGCGGTGGTGGGGCAAAGCGGCTCCGGCAAATCGACGCTCGCACGTTTGCTGTTCCGCTTCTACGACGTCAAATCGGGCGCCATTGAAATCGACGGGCAGGACCTGCGCGATGTCACGCAATCCAGCGTGCGCGCGGCCATCGGCATCGTTCCGCAAGACACGGTGCTCTTCAACGACAGCATCTACTACAACATCGCCTACGGCCGCCCCGATGCCACGCGCGAAGAGGTGATCGAGGCCGCCCGCGCTGCGCAGATCCACCACTTTGTCGAATCGCTTCCCGACGGCTACGACACGCAGGTCGGCGAGCGTGGGCTGAAGCTCTCCGGCGGTGAGAAGCAGCGCGTGGCCATCGCGCGCACGCTGCTCAAGCGTCCGCCGATTCTCGTGTTCGACGAAGCGACCTCCGCGCTGGACTCGCGCACCGAGCACGCCATCCAGGAAGAGCTGATGAGCCTGGCACAGAACCACACCACGCTGGTGATTGCGCACCGGCTGTCCACCATCGTGCGCGCGCACCAAATCCTGGTGATGGAGCACGGCCGCATCATCGAGCGCGGCACGCATGAGTCGCTGCTGCGCGCAGAAGGCCGTTATGCGCAGATGTGGCGCATGCAGGCACGCGAGCCCGAGCGCGAACCGGAAGCGGCCGCCTAA
- a CDS encoding enoyl-CoA hydratase, which translates to MSIRTETADGVLTLTFDRLDRKNAITAAMYQTLADALVAAETDPAIRVIVLAGHESVFTAGNDLEDFMKNPPKDENAPVHQFLKAISTATKPLIASVSGAAVGVGTTMLLHCDLVYASETAKLSMPFAQLGLCPEAASSLLLPQLAGYHRAADKLLFGEPFDANEARELGLVNRVLPAGELDAFVRTQARKLTLLPPASLRATKRLMKEGATPQIAERMSVEGKQFGEMLRAPEAREAFTAFFEKRRPDFSKFN; encoded by the coding sequence ATGTCGATTCGTACCGAGACCGCAGACGGCGTCCTGACGCTGACCTTCGACCGTCTGGACCGCAAGAACGCCATCACCGCCGCGATGTACCAGACGCTGGCGGATGCACTGGTGGCCGCCGAGACCGATCCCGCCATCCGCGTGATCGTGCTGGCGGGCCATGAAAGCGTCTTCACGGCCGGCAACGATCTTGAAGACTTCATGAAGAACCCGCCCAAGGACGAAAACGCCCCGGTGCACCAGTTCCTGAAGGCGATCAGCACGGCCACCAAGCCGTTGATCGCCTCGGTGAGCGGCGCGGCCGTGGGCGTGGGCACGACCATGCTGCTGCATTGTGACCTCGTGTATGCATCCGAGACGGCCAAGCTGTCGATGCCGTTCGCGCAACTGGGGCTGTGCCCGGAAGCCGCATCGAGCCTGCTGCTGCCGCAACTGGCGGGCTACCATCGCGCCGCTGACAAGTTGCTCTTCGGTGAGCCGTTCGATGCGAACGAGGCGCGCGAGTTGGGTCTGGTGAATCGCGTGTTGCCCGCCGGCGAACTGGATGCCTTCGTGCGCACGCAGGCGCGCAAGCTGACGCTGCTGCCGCCTGCATCGCTACGCGCGACCAAGCGGCTGATGAAGGAGGGTGCGACCCCGCAGATCGCAGAGCGCATGTCGGTGGAAGGCAAGCAGTTTGGCGAGATGCTGCGTGCGCCGGAAGCCCGTGAAGCCTTCACCGCGTTCTTTGAGAAGCGCCGTCCGGACTTCTCCAAGTTCAACTGA
- a CDS encoding ABC transporter permease, with protein sequence MHPPLLSRPAVQRVAAPLAVGVVLLLVWQAVCVALEVPPYLVPSPAAIGKTLVEDWSLLAGSLWVTLQITLLAFALAVVCGTVAAFLFVQSRLIEASLFPYAILLQVTPVVAIAPLIIIWVKQPTLALVICATLVAVFPIISNTVLGLRSVNPGLANLFRINRASRWDTLVRLRIPSALPYFFGGLRISCGLALIGAVVAEFVAGTGGTGAGLAYQILQAGFSLNIPRLFAALFLITLTGIALFAVMVALSRLTLSHWHESELA encoded by the coding sequence ATGCATCCTCCGTTGTTGTCCCGCCCCGCTGTGCAGCGGGTGGCCGCACCGCTCGCGGTGGGCGTTGTGCTGCTGCTTGTGTGGCAAGCCGTTTGCGTGGCGCTTGAAGTGCCGCCGTATCTCGTGCCGTCGCCGGCGGCCATCGGCAAGACGCTCGTTGAAGACTGGTCGCTCTTGGCCGGTTCGTTATGGGTGACGTTGCAGATCACGCTGCTGGCATTTGCGCTGGCCGTCGTGTGCGGCACCGTGGCGGCCTTCCTGTTCGTGCAGAGCCGGTTGATCGAAGCCAGCCTGTTTCCCTATGCGATTCTGTTGCAGGTCACGCCCGTCGTTGCCATCGCGCCGCTGATCATCATCTGGGTCAAGCAGCCGACGCTGGCGCTCGTCATCTGCGCCACGCTGGTCGCGGTGTTTCCCATCATCTCCAACACCGTGCTGGGGCTACGCAGCGTCAACCCGGGGCTGGCCAACCTGTTTCGCATCAACCGCGCAAGCCGGTGGGATACGCTGGTTCGCCTGCGCATTCCGAGTGCATTGCCCTATTTCTTCGGCGGCCTGCGCATTTCATGCGGGCTGGCGCTGATCGGTGCGGTGGTCGCGGAGTTCGTGGCGGGCACGGGCGGCACGGGCGCGGGGCTGGCCTACCAGATCCTGCAAGCCGGTTTTTCGCTGAACATTCCACGTCTGTTTGCGGCGCTGTTCCTGATTACGCTGACAGGCATTGCGCTGTTCGCCGTCATGGTCGCGCTGTCGCGGCTGACGTTGTCACACTGGCATGAGAGCGAGCTTGCATGA
- a CDS encoding amidohydrolase family protein, producing MMQPIPIESSLLIRNTAAILTGQDARAGHAERIAGPDIRVAGGKIEAIGHLPPRPGERVLDATDCVVYPAWINTHHHLFQSLLKGEPLGLNLTLTPWLGATPYRFRAAFDEHTFRLAARIGLIELVRSGCGTVADHNYLYYPGMPFDSSAILFEEAEALGLRFVLCRGGATRTRGLESDLPQALRPETLDAFLADCERLTARYHQPGPDAMRRVAMAPTTPLYSMAPEELRTCARTARRLGIRLHSHLSETVEYQNAAATAHGATPVAFCAEYEWTGPDVWFAHLVKLSPAEIRMLGETRTGIAHCPQSNGRLGSGIADIPALEAVGVPVSIGVDGAASNEAADMISETHAAWLMQRARRGELARAQSEGGSTEGGADAARIEDVVRWGTAGGAAVLGLDGIGTLVPGQAADLAVYRLDDPRYFGLHDVAIAPVSSGGRPTLRALLVGGRVIAQDDAIPGVDLAELGAQARAAVGQLQQRAERMAA from the coding sequence ATGATGCAGCCCATCCCCATCGAATCCTCGCTCCTCATTCGCAATACGGCGGCCATCCTCACCGGGCAGGATGCGCGGGCAGGACATGCTGAGCGCATCGCCGGGCCGGATATCCGCGTGGCCGGCGGCAAGATCGAAGCCATTGGCCATCTGCCACCACGCCCTGGTGAGCGTGTCCTGGATGCGACCGACTGCGTGGTGTACCCAGCGTGGATCAACACGCATCACCACCTGTTCCAGTCGCTGCTCAAGGGCGAGCCGCTTGGCTTGAACCTGACGCTCACGCCGTGGCTGGGTGCGACGCCCTATCGGTTTCGTGCGGCGTTCGATGAGCACACCTTCCGCCTGGCGGCCCGCATCGGCCTGATCGAACTCGTGCGCAGTGGCTGCGGCACGGTGGCGGATCACAATTACCTCTACTACCCCGGCATGCCGTTTGACAGTTCGGCGATCCTCTTTGAAGAGGCCGAAGCGCTGGGCCTGCGCTTCGTGCTGTGCCGTGGGGGCGCCACGCGCACGCGGGGGCTGGAGAGCGACCTGCCGCAGGCCTTGCGCCCCGAAACGCTCGACGCCTTCCTGGCCGACTGCGAGCGACTGACCGCGCGCTACCACCAGCCTGGTCCGGATGCCATGCGCCGCGTGGCGATGGCACCCACCACGCCGCTGTATTCGATGGCACCCGAGGAATTGCGCACCTGCGCACGCACCGCGCGCCGCCTGGGGATTCGCCTGCACAGCCATCTTTCGGAAACGGTCGAGTACCAGAACGCGGCGGCAACCGCGCATGGCGCCACGCCCGTGGCCTTCTGCGCGGAATACGAATGGACCGGCCCTGATGTCTGGTTCGCCCATCTGGTCAAACTCAGCCCCGCGGAGATCCGCATGCTCGGTGAAACCCGCACGGGTATCGCGCATTGCCCCCAAAGCAACGGCCGGCTTGGCAGCGGCATTGCCGATATCCCCGCGCTGGAAGCGGTTGGCGTGCCGGTGTCGATTGGTGTGGATGGCGCCGCCTCCAACGAGGCCGCCGACATGATTTCCGAAACCCACGCCGCCTGGCTGATGCAGCGTGCGCGGCGCGGCGAGTTGGCGCGCGCGCAATCGGAGGGCGGCAGCACGGAAGGCGGTGCGGATGCCGCGCGCATCGAAGACGTGGTGCGGTGGGGAACCGCCGGCGGTGCCGCCGTGCTCGGCCTGGATGGCATCGGCACCCTTGTGCCGGGCCAGGCCGCCGATTTGGCGGTCTACCGATTGGACGATCCGCGCTACTTCGGCCTGCACGACGTGGCGATTGCGCCGGTGTCCAGCGGGGGCCGACCGACGTTGCGCGCGTTGCTGGTGGGTGGGCGCGTCATCGCGCAGGACGATGCCATTCCCGGTGTCGATCTTGCCGAGTTGGGCGCACAGGCCCGCGCAGCCGTCGGGCAACTCCAGCAGCGCGCCGAGAGAATGGCCGCCTGA
- a CDS encoding DegV family protein, which translates to MGNISDTIVLTDAACDMPRSMIDQLGLGVVPFRIRAGEQFVEDRRDEAALPQLYRKYLVDKQDHYAESIPLLEREIEDYLLKHVVTQHDRALLLTIASSRSHFYSHATGAVVGTTAKSFKPRKDAGRSGLFELTVVDTGAIGPGQALMVHEAARMLREGAEVRDVVNVIENRLRDASHVYLVPDELLYMYTRAKQKGEKSITWGRYMMGTAFNVRPLIHMHRGETEAIAKVRGSDEGIRRLLAHTEIMIAEERLATPVVAITYSGSLDTVRRMEPVQALMRTAQDHGVEVLLAPMSLTVALNVGANAFSVGYLSDSPVPI; encoded by the coding sequence ATGGGCAACATCAGCGACACAATCGTGTTGACCGACGCGGCATGCGATATGCCGCGCTCGATGATCGATCAACTGGGGCTAGGCGTGGTGCCGTTCCGCATTCGTGCGGGCGAGCAGTTTGTGGAAGACCGCCGTGATGAGGCTGCGCTGCCGCAGCTCTACCGCAAGTACCTCGTCGACAAGCAGGACCACTACGCTGAGTCGATCCCGCTGCTCGAACGCGAGATTGAGGACTACCTGCTCAAGCACGTGGTCACGCAGCACGACCGCGCTTTGCTGCTGACGATTGCCAGCTCACGCAGCCACTTTTACAGCCATGCCACTGGCGCGGTCGTGGGCACCACGGCCAAGAGCTTCAAGCCGCGCAAGGATGCCGGCCGCTCGGGCTTGTTCGAGCTGACGGTGGTGGACACCGGCGCCATCGGCCCCGGCCAGGCGCTGATGGTGCACGAGGCCGCCCGCATGCTGCGCGAAGGCGCCGAGGTGCGTGACGTGGTCAACGTGATCGAGAACCGCCTGCGTGATGCCTCGCACGTCTACCTCGTGCCCGATGAGCTGCTGTACATGTACACCCGCGCCAAGCAAAAGGGCGAGAAGAGCATCACCTGGGGTCGCTACATGATGGGCACGGCGTTCAATGTGCGCCCGCTCATCCACATGCATCGTGGTGAGACCGAAGCCATCGCCAAGGTGCGCGGCTCTGACGAAGGGATTCGCCGCCTGCTCGCGCACACCGAAATCATGATCGCCGAAGAGCGTCTGGCCACGCCCGTGGTGGCGATCACGTATTCCGGTTCGCTCGACACCGTGCGCCGCATGGAGCCGGTGCAAGCGTTGATGCGAACCGCACAGGATCATGGCGTGGAAGTGCTGCTCGCGCCGATGAGCCTGACTGTGGCGTTGAACGTGGGGGCCAACGCGTTCTCCGTCGGTTATCTATCTGATTCCCCTGTGCCGATCTAG
- a CDS encoding LysR substrate-binding domain-containing protein — MELKWLEDFISLAETRSFSRSAELRHVTQPAFSRRIQSLEAWLGNELIDRSSYPTRLTPAGEVFYEQALAMLAQVSETRALMRGQRPASASTIDFAVPHTLSLTFFPGWLAQVEEKVGKLQCRLRALNVHDAVMTLVEGGCDLVMVYHHARQMIQLDPTRYDMLVLGTERLSPFSKPDANGRPIYRLVPAARKPIPYLSYTPNAFLGRMVDVLLENSPVAPLLDKCYETDMAEALKVMALAGHGVAFLPESAVRDDVAAGRLVRAEGKGGGTLSIEMEIRLYREHPQNGGHDRRHPQSKRKRELIDTLWSALAG; from the coding sequence ATGGAACTCAAATGGCTGGAAGACTTCATCAGCCTGGCCGAGACGCGCAGCTTTTCGCGCTCGGCAGAATTGCGGCACGTGACGCAGCCGGCGTTCTCGCGCCGCATCCAGTCACTTGAAGCGTGGCTGGGCAATGAGCTGATCGACCGATCAAGCTACCCCACGCGCCTCACGCCTGCGGGCGAGGTCTTCTACGAGCAGGCCCTGGCGATGCTCGCGCAGGTGAGCGAAACGCGCGCGCTGATGCGCGGCCAGCGCCCGGCCAGCGCCTCGACGATCGACTTTGCCGTACCGCATACGCTATCGCTCACGTTCTTTCCCGGGTGGCTGGCGCAGGTGGAGGAGAAGGTCGGCAAGCTGCAGTGCCGCTTGCGCGCGCTCAACGTGCACGATGCGGTGATGACGCTGGTGGAAGGCGGATGCGACCTCGTCATGGTTTATCACCATGCGCGCCAGATGATCCAGCTCGACCCGACGCGCTACGACATGCTGGTGCTCGGCACCGAGCGGTTGTCGCCGTTCTCCAAGCCGGATGCGAATGGCCGCCCGATCTACCGACTGGTACCTGCGGCGCGCAAGCCGATTCCCTACCTCAGCTACACGCCCAACGCTTTTCTGGGCCGCATGGTCGATGTGCTGTTGGAAAACTCGCCGGTGGCACCGCTGCTCGACAAGTGCTACGAGACCGATATGGCCGAGGCGCTCAAGGTGATGGCGCTGGCGGGCCACGGTGTGGCCTTTCTGCCGGAGAGCGCGGTGCGCGACGATGTGGCTGCCGGGCGGCTCGTGCGCGCCGAAGGCAAGGGCGGTGGCACGCTGTCGATCGAGATGGAGATCCGCCTGTACCGGGAGCACCCGCAAAACGGCGGCCACGACCGCCGCCACCCGCAATCCAAGCGCAAACGGGAGCTGATCGACACGCTGTGGAGCGCGCTAGCAGGCTGA
- a CDS encoding ABC transporter substrate-binding protein — MKPRFLTRRLIRRSFGLAVAAIATVCWSASAFALDKVVFLTSWYAQAEHGGFYQAVATGLYKKYGLDVQIRMGGPQVNGMQILSSGQADFLMGYDLQVLKSIEQGVPVTTVGASMQTDPQGMMTHEDVKSLADLKTRTILVSTSGRTTWWPWLKGKYKLDESQSRVYTFNLQPFLADPKSAQQAYASSELFSADKAGVKTHFFLFADDGYPPYGTTIVTMDKTIKDKPDLVARFVRASMEGWKSYLSDPAPANALIKHDNPNMKDDQLLYGLEKLKQFHMITGGDAATQGIGVMTDGRWKQTRDFMVNAGLLKADVEWKRAYTTQFVKDLKVMP; from the coding sequence ATGAAACCTCGCTTCTTGACCCGCCGCCTGATCCGTCGATCCTTTGGGCTGGCAGTGGCAGCCATCGCCACCGTTTGCTGGTCTGCCAGTGCCTTCGCACTCGACAAGGTCGTCTTTCTCACCTCCTGGTATGCCCAGGCCGAACATGGCGGCTTCTACCAGGCAGTCGCCACAGGCCTCTACAAGAAGTACGGGCTCGACGTACAGATCCGCATGGGCGGGCCGCAGGTCAACGGCATGCAGATCCTGAGCAGCGGGCAGGCGGACTTTCTGATGGGCTACGACTTGCAAGTGCTCAAGAGCATAGAGCAGGGCGTGCCCGTGACGACCGTGGGTGCCTCCATGCAGACCGACCCGCAAGGCATGATGACCCATGAAGACGTGAAGAGCCTGGCCGACCTCAAGACGCGCACCATCCTGGTTTCCACCTCGGGCCGTACGACGTGGTGGCCGTGGCTCAAGGGCAAGTACAAGCTCGATGAGTCGCAGTCCCGCGTCTATACGTTCAACCTGCAGCCATTCTTGGCCGACCCGAAATCGGCGCAGCAGGCGTATGCATCGTCCGAGCTGTTCAGTGCCGACAAGGCCGGCGTGAAGACGCACTTCTTCCTGTTTGCCGACGATGGCTACCCGCCCTACGGCACCACGATCGTCACGATGGACAAGACCATCAAGGACAAGCCCGACCTGGTGGCCCGCTTCGTGCGCGCTTCGATGGAAGGCTGGAAGAGCTACCTGTCCGACCCCGCGCCCGCCAATGCGCTCATCAAGCACGACAACCCCAACATGAAGGACGACCAGCTCCTGTACGGACTGGAAAAACTCAAGCAATTCCACATGATCACCGGCGGCGATGCCGCCACGCAGGGCATTGGCGTCATGACCGACGGGCGCTGGAAGCAGACGCGCGACTTCATGGTCAACGCGGGCTTGCTGAAGGCCGATGTGGAGTGGAAGCGCGCCTACACCACGCAGTTCGTCAAAGACCTGAAGGTGATGCCATGA
- a CDS encoding ABC transporter ATP-binding protein, with protein MSLVFRSSRTAPASHGPGQPPLDGERVNHAPVLFANQVEKTYPNGTVALERVKLAIQPGEFVSLLGPSGCGKSTLLKLFAGLEQPSAGHVRWWGGPTLAAGIGAPGRTLAMVFQEATLMPWAKVADNTRLPLDLARMPRAEADERVRRALALVGLGQFGQVYPRELSGGMQMRVSIARALATDPDLLLMDEPFGALDEFTRNKLDADLRALWAERGLTVVFVTHSIYEAVYLSSRVIVMAARPGRVIADVPIEGPAVRDEAFRVSPAFMQTCAELSALLAQANTGVPVVD; from the coding sequence ATGTCGCTCGTGTTTCGTAGCAGCCGGACAGCGCCGGCGTCGCATGGCCCTGGACAGCCTCCGCTGGACGGCGAACGCGTGAACCATGCGCCGGTGCTGTTCGCCAACCAGGTCGAGAAGACGTATCCGAACGGCACCGTGGCGCTTGAGCGGGTGAAGCTCGCCATCCAGCCGGGCGAGTTCGTCTCGTTGCTGGGGCCTTCCGGTTGCGGCAAGAGCACGCTGCTCAAGCTGTTCGCCGGGTTGGAGCAGCCATCGGCCGGCCATGTGCGCTGGTGGGGCGGGCCGACGCTCGCGGCTGGTATCGGCGCGCCGGGCCGCACGCTGGCGATGGTGTTTCAGGAGGCCACGCTGATGCCGTGGGCCAAGGTTGCCGACAACACCCGCTTGCCGCTCGACCTTGCGCGCATGCCACGCGCCGAAGCCGACGAGCGCGTGCGGCGCGCGCTGGCGCTGGTGGGGCTGGGCCAATTCGGCCAGGTGTATCCGCGCGAACTGTCCGGCGGCATGCAGATGCGTGTGTCGATCGCCCGCGCGCTTGCAACGGATCCTGATCTGTTGCTGATGGACGAGCCCTTCGGGGCGCTGGACGAGTTCACGCGCAACAAGCTCGATGCCGATTTGCGCGCGCTGTGGGCCGAGCGCGGCCTGACGGTGGTGTTCGTCACGCACAGCATCTACGAGGCGGTCTATCTGTCGAGCCGCGTGATCGTAATGGCGGCGCGCCCCGGCCGCGTGATCGCCGATGTGCCCATCGAAGGGCCGGCCGTGCGCGACGAAGCGTTTCGCGTATCGCCAGCGTTCATGCAGACCTGTGCAGAGTTGTCGGCCCTGCTTGCGCAAGCCAACACCGGCGTGCCTGTCGTCGATTGA
- a CDS encoding acyl-CoA thioesterase produces the protein MLPCIIMSDTQASTEIVKLPAGKQPAVRVMPMPSDANVHGDVFGGWIMSQVDIAGSIPAVVRANGRVATIAVNSFVFKQPVYVGDLVSFYAEVVKTGRTSITVDVEVYAQRMGTNGRHATVKVTEATLTYVATDETRKPRVLPE, from the coding sequence ATGCTGCCCTGCATCATCATGTCCGACACCCAAGCCTCCACTGAGATCGTCAAGCTGCCCGCCGGCAAGCAACCCGCCGTGCGCGTCATGCCGATGCCGTCCGACGCCAACGTGCACGGCGACGTGTTCGGCGGCTGGATCATGTCGCAGGTCGACATTGCCGGGTCGATTCCGGCGGTGGTGCGCGCCAACGGGCGCGTGGCCACGATTGCCGTCAACTCGTTCGTCTTCAAGCAGCCCGTGTACGTGGGCGACCTCGTGAGCTTCTATGCCGAGGTGGTCAAGACCGGCCGCACCTCCATCACCGTGGATGTCGAGGTCTATGCGCAGCGCATGGGCACCAACGGCCGCCATGCCACCGTCAAGGTGACGGAAGCAACGCTTACCTACGTCGCCACGGACGAGACACGCAAGCCGCGCGTGCTGCCGGAGTAG
- a CDS encoding isopenicillin N synthase family dioxygenase gives MSTLATLPHTLTELDKEARMGGLGSETQTREIRRIDLSDFDARRVQIADELWAAATDVGFFQLVNHGIDLTQVQGAFDMAQRFFALPDGVKAQYPLQRALNSGWESRAQVRPSTGTQDQKESYQITLPHMAPLWPSEDELPGFRAAMLAFETQCWQVGMRVLSCFADKLGFEADFFTHAHDPSSPTYQSTLRLLHYFPTDPSAASGLWRAGAHTDFDCLTLLFQRAGQGGLQLCPGKEMEGQQWTSIEPADDIITCNIGDMLMRWSDDQLPSNFHRVRNPLPHEYQGSRYSLAFFCQANRDVMIESPSGKYAPISAEAYLRQRVAANFRAGQTAM, from the coding sequence ATGAGCACGCTCGCCACCTTGCCCCACACACTCACCGAACTCGACAAGGAAGCCCGCATGGGCGGCCTGGGTTCGGAAACCCAGACGCGGGAAATCCGCCGTATCGATCTCTCCGACTTCGACGCTCGCCGGGTGCAGATCGCCGACGAACTCTGGGCAGCCGCCACGGACGTTGGCTTCTTCCAGCTCGTCAACCACGGCATTGACCTGACACAGGTGCAAGGCGCATTCGACATGGCGCAACGCTTCTTCGCGCTGCCGGACGGCGTCAAGGCGCAGTACCCGCTGCAGCGTGCGCTGAACAGCGGTTGGGAAAGCCGTGCACAGGTGCGCCCCTCCACGGGCACGCAAGACCAGAAGGAGTCGTATCAGATCACGCTGCCGCACATGGCGCCGCTGTGGCCGAGTGAAGACGAGCTGCCCGGCTTCCGTGCTGCCATGCTGGCCTTCGAAACGCAGTGCTGGCAGGTGGGGATGCGGGTGTTGTCCTGCTTTGCCGACAAGCTCGGCTTCGAGGCGGATTTCTTTACGCACGCGCACGACCCGTCCAGCCCCACCTATCAGAGCACGCTGCGCCTGCTGCACTACTTTCCGACCGATCCTTCCGCGGCGAGTGGCCTCTGGCGTGCCGGCGCCCATACGGATTTCGATTGCCTGACGCTGCTGTTCCAGCGCGCCGGCCAGGGTGGCTTGCAGCTCTGTCCGGGCAAAGAGATGGAAGGCCAGCAGTGGACCAGTATCGAACCCGCCGACGACATCATCACCTGCAATATCGGCGACATGCTGATGCGCTGGAGCGACGATCAGTTGCCGTCGAACTTCCACCGCGTGCGCAACCCGCTGCCGCACGAGTATCAGGGCTCGCGCTACAGCCTGGCGTTCTTCTGCCAGGCCAACCGCGATGTAATGATCGAAAGCCCATCCGGCAAGTACGCGCCCATCAGCGCGGAGGCGTACCTGCGCCAGCGTGTTGCAGCCAACTTCCGGGCGGGGCAAACGGCGATGTAG